In Polaromonas sp. JS666, one genomic interval encodes:
- a CDS encoding CBS domain-containing protein, translating to MKVLDILRVKGNTLYTVQPDEPLAKATQIMADKDIGSLVVMEHGDLVGMLTFREVIVCIVKNGGEIGNTLVRTAMDDHPLTCTSETELDEVRRMMLDRHARYMPVMNQKMLMGVISFYDVAKAVVDSQNFENKMLKAYIRDWPAGQEEEGESKLP from the coding sequence ATGAAGGTTCTTGACATCCTGCGCGTTAAAGGCAACACGCTTTACACCGTTCAGCCTGATGAACCCCTGGCCAAGGCGACACAGATCATGGCCGACAAGGACATCGGTTCGCTGGTCGTCATGGAGCACGGTGACCTGGTGGGCATGCTGACCTTCCGCGAAGTGATCGTCTGCATCGTCAAAAATGGTGGCGAGATCGGCAACACCCTGGTACGCACGGCCATGGACGACCATCCCTTGACCTGCACGTCGGAAACCGAACTCGACGAAGTGCGCCGCATGATGCTGGACCGCCATGCGCGCTACATGCCGGTGATGAACCAGAAAATGCTGATGGGCGTGATCAGCTTTTACGACGTCGCCAAGGCCGTGGTGGACAGCCAGAACTTCGAGAACAAGATGCTCAAGGCTTACATCCGCGACTGGCCGGCCGGGCAGGAAGAAGAGGGCGAGTCCAAGCTGCCGTGA
- a CDS encoding S8 family peptidase: MKKTLLTRLLALSVYATALAIGAPAALAQAVDPPATHPYAQSQPIPGRYIVVFKDSVANPAAEAANLTRGLGGQLHHTYTSALKGFAASLPDAALQGIRNNPNVDYIEQDQTVSLNEAKLSSTQVQSTATWGLDRIDQTDRPLDTWYHYNYTGAGVNAFIIDTGILATHTDFQGRVQSGYTAITDNNSTNDCNGHGTHVAGTVGGLTWGVAKGVALIPVRVLDCSGSGTWSGVIAGINWVIGQATKSPNPLLPAVANMSLGGGASPAVDTAVANAVNNGVTMVVAAGNSSADACRYSPAREPSAITVGATTSSDKRAFYSNYGKCLDLFAPGSSITSASISSNDASTIKSGTSMASPHVAGVAALALAEKPATLPAGIASFLTDNATRNKLGSIGRGSPNLLVYSLGTTWASTSVAISSITDSTLSGRNGWNASATVTVRKRNSDWSIGDPAAGATVTGSFSPGGSVSCVTDPSGSCTLTSSIIRSTDSAKVTVTGISGPLMTYDASQNAVTEIVIAKP; the protein is encoded by the coding sequence ATGAAAAAAACCCTCCTCACTCGCCTCCTGGCGCTCAGCGTGTACGCAACAGCGCTCGCCATTGGCGCACCAGCGGCCCTCGCCCAGGCGGTCGATCCCCCGGCTACCCATCCCTACGCGCAGTCGCAGCCGATTCCCGGGCGTTACATCGTGGTGTTCAAGGACAGTGTGGCCAACCCGGCCGCGGAAGCCGCCAACCTGACACGCGGGCTGGGCGGGCAACTGCACCATACCTATACCAGCGCCCTCAAGGGCTTTGCCGCCAGCCTGCCGGACGCGGCGCTGCAGGGCATACGCAATAACCCGAACGTGGACTACATCGAGCAGGACCAGACGGTTTCGCTCAATGAAGCCAAGTTATCGTCGACGCAAGTGCAGAGCACCGCAACTTGGGGGTTGGATCGAATCGACCAGACCGATCGCCCCCTCGACACCTGGTACCACTACAACTACACCGGCGCGGGCGTGAATGCCTTCATCATCGACACCGGCATTCTCGCGACGCACACCGACTTCCAAGGCCGTGTGCAATCCGGCTACACCGCAATTACCGATAACAATAGCACCAACGACTGCAATGGTCACGGCACGCATGTCGCCGGCACTGTGGGTGGCTTAACCTGGGGCGTGGCCAAGGGGGTTGCACTGATTCCAGTGCGCGTACTCGATTGCAGTGGTTCCGGCACCTGGAGCGGCGTGATTGCCGGCATTAATTGGGTGATCGGGCAAGCCACCAAGTCTCCAAATCCGCTGCTCCCCGCCGTGGCCAACATGTCGCTGGGTGGTGGCGCATCCCCAGCGGTGGACACCGCCGTGGCAAATGCCGTGAACAACGGCGTGACCATGGTGGTGGCGGCCGGCAACAGCAGCGCCGATGCCTGCAGATATTCTCCGGCCCGGGAACCAAGCGCCATCACGGTGGGCGCAACCACCAGCAGCGACAAGCGCGCCTTCTACTCGAACTATGGCAAGTGTCTGGACCTTTTCGCGCCAGGCAGCAGCATCACCTCGGCCTCGATTTCCAGCAACGATGCGTCGACTATCAAAAGCGGCACTTCAATGGCATCGCCCCACGTAGCCGGGGTCGCCGCGCTGGCGCTGGCAGAAAAACCCGCGACATTGCCTGCGGGCATTGCCTCCTTCCTGACCGACAATGCCACGCGCAACAAGCTCGGTTCGATCGGACGAGGCTCGCCCAACCTGCTCGTTTATTCCCTGGGAACGACGTGGGCATCAACGTCCGTGGCGATCTCGTCCATAACCGATAGCACGCTCAGCGGTCGCAATGGCTGGAACGCCTCGGCCACGGTGACGGTTCGCAAGCGGAACAGCGACTGGAGTATCGGTGATCCCGCAGCCGGCGCCACCGTCACGGGCAGCTTCTCACCAGGCGGCTCGGTCAGTTGCGTGACGGACCCCAGCGGCAGTTGCACACTGACCAGTTCCATCATCCGGAGCACAGATTCGGCCAAGGTCACCGTGACCGGCATCTCCGGTCCGCTGATGACCTACGACGCGAGCCAGAACGCCGTCACTGAAATTGTCATCGCAAAACCCTGA
- a CDS encoding polyhydroxyalkanoate depolymerase: MLYHAYQLQSDLTSPLRMFAEQAGLMVGSVKSGLSSPAPLFPWISQSASKLSAACEVLARLRLTHSRPAYNLDTVEVAGEPVAVTEHKVCELPFGTLLHFRKALATPMPRVLLVAPLSGHFATLLRETARTLLADHDVYITDWHNARDVPLSQGEFGLDHYTDYLIKFLEVLGPGTHMIAVCQPCVAALAATALMAEDDNPAQPSSLTLMAGPVDCRINPTGVNELANSKPIEWFEKNLISPVPWPHKGMMRQVYPGFLQLTAFLCMNLERHKKSFEDLYRHVREGEFDKAQIIRAFYDEYLAVNDLPAAFYLQTVAKVFQTYDLPRGELTWHGRKVNLQAIRRTALLTVEGERDDICAVGQTVAAQDLCSSIRPYMKTHHVQTGVGHYGVFSGKKWNQQIYPRVRDVIYNSDNSAG; this comes from the coding sequence ATGCTTTATCACGCCTATCAGTTGCAGTCTGACCTGACCTCCCCCCTGCGGATGTTCGCCGAACAGGCCGGGCTGATGGTCGGCTCGGTCAAGTCCGGCCTGTCCAGCCCGGCCCCCCTATTCCCCTGGATCAGTCAATCGGCCAGCAAGCTCTCTGCGGCCTGCGAAGTGCTCGCTCGCCTGCGCCTGACGCACAGTAGGCCAGCCTACAACCTGGACACCGTGGAAGTCGCCGGCGAACCCGTCGCCGTGACGGAGCACAAAGTCTGCGAGTTGCCTTTTGGCACCCTGCTGCATTTCAGGAAAGCGCTGGCCACCCCCATGCCGCGCGTGCTGCTGGTCGCGCCCTTGTCCGGCCACTTCGCCACGCTGCTGCGTGAAACGGCGCGCACGCTGCTGGCCGACCATGACGTGTACATCACCGATTGGCACAACGCCCGCGATGTGCCTTTGTCCCAGGGTGAGTTCGGGCTGGACCACTACACCGACTACCTGATCAAATTCCTGGAAGTGCTGGGCCCTGGCACGCACATGATCGCAGTCTGCCAGCCCTGCGTGGCAGCCCTTGCCGCCACCGCACTCATGGCCGAAGACGACAACCCGGCACAGCCGAGCAGCCTGACCCTGATGGCCGGGCCGGTGGACTGCCGGATCAACCCCACCGGCGTCAATGAACTGGCCAACAGCAAGCCCATCGAGTGGTTTGAAAAAAACCTGATCAGCCCCGTACCCTGGCCCCACAAGGGCATGATGCGGCAGGTCTACCCCGGTTTTTTGCAGCTCACGGCGTTTTTATGCATGAACCTGGAGCGACACAAAAAGTCATTTGAAGATCTGTACCGGCATGTCCGGGAGGGCGAATTTGACAAGGCCCAGATCATCCGCGCGTTTTATGACGAATACCTGGCCGTCAATGACCTGCCCGCCGCCTTTTACCTGCAAACTGTCGCCAAGGTATTCCAGACCTATGACCTGCCGCGGGGCGAACTCACCTGGCATGGCAGAAAAGTCAATCTCCAGGCGATACGGCGTACCGCCTTGCTGACGGTGGAGGGTGAGCGGGATGACATCTGCGCTGTCGGCCAGACGGTCGCCGCGCAAGACCTGTGCAGCAGCATCCGGCCTTACATGAAGACCCACCACGTGCAAACCGGCGTGGGGCATTACGGCGTCTTCAGCGGCAAAAAATGGAACCAGCAAATCTACCCGCGGGTGCGGGACGTCATTTACAACAGCGACAACAGCGCAGGCTGA
- a CDS encoding glutathione S-transferase family protein — MAQAVLTISSKNYGAWSLRGWLLARLAGLEFAEKVIPPDDADMRAEILLLSPSILVPSLEHNGIKVWDTLAIGEYLHEVNPKAGLLPSDMAARAHCRAICGEMHSGFSSMRSSMPLNIKAFFPKFRTWSRADADIRRIVDIWTDCLTRYGGPYLFGKNPCMADAMYAPVVSRFRTYDIPLDALCVGYCTSIWTLPAMQEWIAAAQEEPDDFDELDAEF; from the coding sequence ATGGCTCAGGCAGTCCTTACCATCAGCAGCAAGAACTACGGCGCCTGGTCGCTGCGTGGCTGGCTGCTTGCCAGGCTGGCCGGTCTGGAGTTCGCCGAGAAGGTGATTCCGCCCGACGATGCGGACATGCGCGCCGAAATCCTGCTGTTGTCACCCTCCATATTGGTGCCCAGCCTGGAGCACAACGGCATCAAGGTGTGGGACACGCTGGCCATTGGCGAATACCTGCATGAAGTCAATCCCAAGGCGGGCCTGTTGCCCAGCGACATGGCCGCCCGGGCGCATTGCCGCGCCATCTGCGGCGAGATGCACTCTGGTTTCAGCTCCATGCGTTCTTCCATGCCCCTGAACATCAAGGCTTTTTTCCCGAAGTTCAGGACATGGTCGCGTGCTGACGCCGATATCCGGCGCATCGTGGACATATGGACCGACTGCCTCACCCGCTATGGCGGTCCCTACCTGTTTGGCAAAAATCCCTGTATGGCGGACGCCATGTACGCGCCGGTGGTCAGTCGTTTCAGGACCTATGACATCCCCCTGGATGCCCTGTGCGTGGGCTACTGCACCAGCATCTGGACGCTGCCCGCCATGCAGGAGTGGATTGCTGCCGCGCAGGAAGAGCCTGATGATTTTGACGAACTGGACGCGGAGTTCTGA
- a CDS encoding cupin domain-containing protein, with amino-acid sequence MLERTNTLFSHVKPGDTPFKSDGLRDFFLYRDLGIAEATHGKVIAHLVKANMAPEKGTGWHRHEADFQIVIMLKGWARFMYEDRETLVSAGDCVHQRPGIRHYLFDYSPDMEYLEIVSPADFKSIDVEPVCEIPEPTPWGR; translated from the coding sequence ATGCTTGAGCGAACCAACACCCTGTTCTCACATGTCAAACCCGGCGACACGCCATTCAAATCCGACGGATTGCGCGATTTCTTCCTCTACCGCGACCTGGGCATTGCCGAGGCGACCCACGGCAAGGTCATCGCGCACCTGGTGAAGGCCAATATGGCACCAGAAAAAGGCACGGGCTGGCACCGGCATGAAGCGGACTTCCAGATCGTCATCATGCTCAAGGGCTGGGCCCGATTCATGTACGAAGACCGGGAAACACTGGTTTCCGCAGGCGATTGTGTGCACCAGCGCCCCGGCATACGACACTACCTGTTTGACTATTCACCCGACATGGAATACCTGGAAATTGTCTCGCCGGCGGACTTCAAGAGCATTGATGTGGAGCCTGTGTGCGAGATTCCCGAGCCTACGCCCTGGGGGAGATAG
- the aroC gene encoding chorismate synthase yields the protein MSGSTFGNLFAVTNFGESHGPAIGCVIDGCPPGLALTEADIQTDLDRRRPGTSRHVTQRNEPDAVEILSGVYEGKTTGTPICLLIRNTDQRSKDYGNILETFRPGHADYSYLHKYGRRDPRGGGRASARLTAPMVAAGAVAKKWLAEKYGTSFRGCMAQIGDIAIPFESWEHVPRNPFFAPVADVSHLEDYMDALRKAGDSCGARIRVTASGVPVGLGEPLFDKLDADIAFAMMGINAVKGVEIGAGFASVTQRGTTHGDSLSPEGFLSNNAGGVLGGISTGQDLEVSIAIKPTSSIITPRQSIDTAGNPAEVVTKGRHDPCVGIRATPIAEAMLALVVMEHALRQRAQNADVTVSTPDIMRARG from the coding sequence ATGTCTGGCAGTACCTTTGGCAATCTCTTCGCAGTCACCAACTTTGGTGAATCCCACGGCCCGGCCATTGGCTGCGTGATTGACGGCTGCCCGCCGGGGCTGGCGCTGACCGAAGCGGATATCCAGACCGATCTGGACCGCCGCCGTCCGGGCACCAGCCGCCATGTGACGCAGCGCAACGAACCCGACGCGGTGGAAATCCTGTCGGGCGTGTACGAGGGCAAGACCACCGGCACGCCGATCTGCCTGCTGATCAGGAACACCGACCAGCGCAGCAAGGACTACGGCAACATCCTGGAAACCTTCCGGCCCGGCCATGCCGACTACAGCTACCTGCACAAATACGGGCGGCGTGACCCCCGCGGCGGCGGCCGCGCCTCGGCCCGCCTGACGGCGCCCATGGTGGCCGCCGGCGCGGTGGCCAAAAAATGGCTGGCTGAGAAATATGGCACCAGCTTTCGCGGCTGCATGGCGCAGATTGGCGACATCGCGATTCCCTTTGAGTCCTGGGAGCATGTGCCGCGCAATCCCTTCTTTGCGCCGGTGGCCGACGTTTCCCACCTTGAAGACTACATGGATGCACTGCGCAAGGCCGGTGACTCCTGCGGCGCGCGCATCCGGGTCACCGCTTCCGGTGTGCCCGTCGGGCTGGGCGAGCCGCTGTTTGACAAGCTCGATGCCGACATCGCATTTGCCATGATGGGGATCAATGCCGTCAAGGGCGTGGAGATCGGCGCCGGCTTTGCCAGCGTGACCCAGCGCGGAACAACCCATGGCGACTCACTGTCGCCCGAAGGTTTCCTTTCGAACAATGCCGGTGGTGTGCTCGGCGGCATCAGCACTGGGCAGGACCTGGAAGTCTCGATCGCCATCAAGCCCACGAGCTCCATCATCACACCGCGCCAGTCGATAGACACGGCGGGCAACCCCGCCGAGGTGGTGACCAAGGGCCGGCACGACCCCTGCGTGGGCATTCGCGCCACGCCGATTGCCGAGGCCATGCTGGCGCTCGTCGTGATGGAGCATGCGCTGCGCCAGCGTGCGCAAAATGCCGATGTGACGGTCAGCACGCCGGACATCATGCGCGCACGCGGCTGA
- a CDS encoding DMT family transporter: MQTRHFIQLIALSAFWGASFPLLRIASPALGPWVVASLRCTLAAMVLAVLMHTLRDRWPPRAAWPRLALLSLLTVVIPFVLFNWAALVIPAGYSAVLNATAPLFGVLGAAAASEERLTSRRLLGCAVGFAGVALLVQLGPVAVTPQVVLAALACTAAAASYGVGTVLMKRATMAYAPLPASAAVFVAATLILLLPAGMAAPSAHPTPGALLAVAMLGIVTSGFLYWISMRLMREISASAATSAAFMIPLFGVTWGALFLGEAVTASMLPGCVLVLAATALITGFNPFRSSSSEP, encoded by the coding sequence ATGCAGACCCGACATTTCATCCAGCTCATCGCCCTGTCCGCCTTCTGGGGCGCATCATTTCCCCTGTTGCGCATTGCCAGTCCGGCGCTCGGTCCCTGGGTGGTCGCCAGCCTGCGTTGCACCCTGGCCGCCATGGTGCTGGCCGTGCTCATGCACACACTGCGTGACCGCTGGCCTCCCCGCGCCGCCTGGCCGCGCCTGGCGCTGCTGAGCCTGCTCACCGTGGTCATTCCCTTCGTGCTGTTCAACTGGGCCGCCCTGGTCATTCCCGCAGGCTATTCGGCAGTGCTTAATGCCACGGCCCCGCTGTTCGGCGTGCTGGGCGCCGCCGCTGCCAGCGAGGAAAGGCTCACCTCACGGCGCCTGCTGGGTTGTGCCGTGGGCTTTGCCGGCGTGGCGCTGCTGGTCCAGTTGGGACCGGTGGCCGTCACACCGCAAGTCGTGCTGGCCGCGCTGGCGTGCACAGCGGCCGCAGCCAGCTACGGCGTGGGCACCGTCCTGATGAAACGCGCCACCATGGCCTACGCACCGTTGCCGGCGTCCGCCGCCGTGTTTGTCGCGGCCACGCTGATTTTGCTGCTCCCGGCAGGCATGGCCGCGCCTTCAGCGCACCCTACCCCCGGCGCGCTGCTGGCGGTGGCCATGCTGGGCATCGTCACCTCGGGCTTCTTGTATTGGATCAGCATGCGGCTGATGCGCGAAATTTCGGCCAGCGCGGCCACGTCAGCCGCTTTCATGATTCCGCTGTTCGGGGTCACCTGGGGCGCGCTTTTCCTGGGGGAGGCGGTCACGGCCAGCATGCTGCCCGGCTGTGTGCTGGTGCTGGCCGCCACGGCGCTGATCACCGGCTTCAACCCCTTTCGAAGCTCCTCGTCCGAACCCTGA
- a CDS encoding DUF2182 domain-containing protein, translating to MASASVEKALKHDRLLVISGLLLVVALAWAYLLTGAGTLQEMGGMLMPMSSGPWTPTHAMIMLAMWVVMMAAMMLPSATPMILLYTTIAHGRRAKGEQASGSILFVGGYVTIWTAFSLVAVALQFGLDKAALLSPMMETTSIGLAGTVLIAAGIYQWTPLKQACLRRCRSPLDFVLMHWRNGPTGAFLMGLHHGMFCVGCCWMLMLLLFVGGVMNLVWIAGIALFVLVEKLVPAGHWIGRGAGLLLIGWGVATLLTAS from the coding sequence ATGGCCAGTGCGAGCGTTGAAAAGGCATTGAAGCACGACCGGCTGCTGGTTATTTCCGGTTTGTTGCTGGTGGTGGCCTTGGCTTGGGCCTACCTGCTGACGGGCGCCGGGACCCTGCAGGAAATGGGTGGCATGCTGATGCCGATGAGTTCAGGCCCGTGGACGCCAACGCACGCAATGATCATGCTGGCGATGTGGGTCGTGATGATGGCCGCGATGATGCTGCCGAGCGCCACGCCCATGATCCTGCTTTACACCACCATCGCCCACGGCCGCCGCGCAAAAGGCGAACAGGCATCGGGATCCATCCTTTTTGTGGGCGGATACGTCACCATCTGGACGGCGTTCAGCCTGGTGGCGGTGGCGCTTCAGTTCGGGCTGGACAAGGCCGCGCTGCTCTCACCCATGATGGAAACGACCAGCATCGGTCTGGCCGGCACGGTCCTGATTGCGGCCGGCATCTATCAGTGGACGCCGCTCAAGCAAGCCTGCCTTCGGCGCTGCCGCTCTCCCCTGGACTTCGTATTGATGCACTGGCGCAATGGACCAACGGGCGCGTTTTTGATGGGCCTGCACCATGGCATGTTCTGCGTTGGCTGCTGCTGGATGCTGATGCTCCTGCTCTTTGTCGGCGGCGTGATGAATCTGGTCTGGATCGCGGGAATTGCCCTCTTTGTGCTGGTGGAAAAACTCGTACCCGCCGGCCACTGGATAGGCCGGGGCGCGGGCCTTCTATTGATCGGATGGGGCGTCGCCACCCTGCTGACGGCCTCCTGA
- a CDS encoding DUF1326 domain-containing protein: MQIQKTTLAAFVENGKQEDAIMAQANWRLEGEWIKNCNCAFGCPCDFNAPPTKGYCEGLLGMRITKGNFEDTRLDGLSFFVTVRFPGALHEGNGQAQPIIEERATPAQREALFSIMSGKNSAEGTLFNIFSLIVTKMHDPIFAPVSFEFDKKARTARLSIPGVLETDVEPIKNPVTGAPHRIQVVMPEGFEHIEGEIASANIHSTGAIPFDTTGSHSTLAHVVQTPQGVVA, from the coding sequence TTGCAGATTCAAAAAACAACTCTCGCTGCATTTGTTGAAAACGGCAAACAGGAGGATGCGATCATGGCACAGGCAAACTGGCGTCTCGAAGGTGAATGGATCAAGAACTGCAACTGCGCATTTGGCTGCCCCTGCGATTTCAACGCGCCGCCCACCAAGGGCTACTGCGAAGGCCTGCTCGGGATGCGGATCACCAAGGGAAACTTTGAAGACACGCGCCTTGACGGACTGAGTTTTTTTGTGACGGTGCGCTTTCCTGGCGCATTGCACGAAGGAAACGGACAGGCCCAACCGATCATCGAAGAGCGCGCGACACCGGCGCAACGCGAGGCTTTGTTTTCGATCATGTCGGGCAAGAACTCGGCGGAAGGAACGCTGTTCAATATCTTCAGCCTGATCGTCACCAAGATGCACGATCCGATCTTCGCGCCCGTGAGTTTCGAGTTTGACAAGAAGGCCCGGACCGCACGCCTGAGCATTCCCGGCGTGCTTGAAACCGACGTCGAACCAATCAAGAACCCGGTGACCGGGGCACCGCATCGCATTCAGGTCGTGATGCCGGAGGGGTTCGAGCACATCGAGGGTGAGATCGCATCGGCCAACATCCACAGCACCGGCGCGATTCCGTTCGACACCACAGGGTCGCACAGTACGCTTGCCCATGTTGTCCAGACTCCGCAGGGCGTTGTCGCCTGA
- a CDS encoding IclR family transcriptional regulator domain-containing protein, whose amino-acid sequence MTMPAPPAPPSPALDKRDWIAGLEKGLSIIECFDDANPRLTASQAGARCGMTRTAARRYLLTLEYLGYVASDGKLFWLTPRVLRLGQSYLESARLPRIVQPFLQRVTAGTQESAYVSVMDGDEVVYIARNGTNRAMNTGYVLGSRVQAQVTAAGLLMLSLRDPGWLENWFATHELKAYTSYTIASKDRLRIELARVRAQGWAISEQQLELNYRGIAVPLRDRHGDVAGALSVTMPMGHESSEEAVARVLQVLRETAQAMRNLI is encoded by the coding sequence ATGACAATGCCTGCCCCGCCAGCGCCCCCCTCGCCAGCACTCGACAAACGTGACTGGATTGCCGGGCTGGAAAAAGGCCTTTCCATCATTGAATGTTTTGACGACGCGAATCCCCGCCTGACGGCCAGCCAGGCTGGCGCCCGCTGTGGCATGACACGTACCGCGGCACGCCGCTACCTGCTGACGCTGGAATACCTGGGTTACGTGGCCAGCGACGGAAAGCTGTTCTGGCTGACCCCACGCGTTTTGAGGCTCGGGCAGTCTTACCTTGAATCGGCCCGGCTGCCGCGCATCGTGCAGCCCTTCCTGCAGCGCGTGACCGCCGGCACGCAGGAAAGCGCCTATGTGAGCGTGATGGACGGCGACGAGGTCGTGTACATCGCGCGCAACGGCACCAACCGCGCGATGAACACCGGCTACGTACTCGGCTCGCGCGTGCAGGCCCAGGTCACCGCCGCCGGCCTGCTGATGCTGTCCCTGCGCGACCCCGGCTGGCTGGAAAACTGGTTCGCCACCCACGAACTCAAGGCCTATACCTCCTACACCATTGCCAGCAAGGACCGCCTGCGCATCGAGCTGGCGCGCGTGCGTGCCCAAGGGTGGGCCATTTCAGAGCAGCAGCTGGAACTCAATTACCGCGGCATTGCCGTGCCGTTGCGTGACCGGCATGGTGATGTGGCCGGCGCCCTGAGCGTGACCATGCCCATGGGCCATGAATCAAGCGAAGAGGCCGTCGCCCGTGTGCTGCAGGTACTGCGCGAAACGGCGCAGGCCATGCGCAACCTGATCTGA
- a CDS encoding shikimate dehydrogenase family protein — protein sequence MHSTIQGSTDVYLISGDPVEQVRAPEVFNLIFRTLGINAVLVPVHVPLQDIEAFVRTAFLAKNIKGMLLTIPHKSRVMGLLARCNDAGRVAGAVNGIRRNAAGELEGALFDGKGFVLSLDYFGVAYAGKRVLILGAGGAAAAIAVSLAMAGSRAPAGIALYDPAPGKAQALASQLAAAAQTPLKKVVAATSSDPSAYDLVVNASPLGLRAGDPLPCDVSRLAPHAAVVDILMKNQPTPLVQAARARHLVAQPGFEMLIQQAPDYLAFFGYAEAAQAVRNNATFIRELLYPAAMQGEINRPGQRIPSSEFASVPVPGVGESRLPAH from the coding sequence ATGCATTCCACCATCCAGGGCAGCACCGATGTTTATTTGATCTCCGGCGATCCGGTGGAGCAGGTGCGTGCGCCCGAGGTGTTCAACCTGATCTTCAGGACGCTGGGTATCAACGCGGTGCTGGTACCTGTGCATGTGCCCCTCCAGGACATCGAGGCTTTCGTGCGCACCGCTTTCCTGGCCAAAAACATCAAGGGCATGCTGCTGACCATTCCGCACAAATCGCGGGTGATGGGCCTGCTTGCGCGTTGCAACGACGCTGGTCGCGTGGCGGGCGCGGTGAACGGCATACGCCGCAACGCAGCGGGCGAGCTGGAAGGCGCGCTGTTCGACGGCAAGGGTTTTGTCTTGTCGCTGGACTACTTCGGGGTGGCCTACGCCGGCAAGCGCGTGCTGATCCTGGGCGCCGGTGGCGCAGCTGCCGCCATTGCCGTCTCGCTGGCGATGGCGGGTAGCCGCGCACCTGCCGGGATTGCACTCTATGACCCGGCACCTGGCAAGGCGCAGGCCCTGGCAAGCCAGCTTGCTGCGGCGGCGCAGACGCCCCTGAAAAAGGTTGTGGCCGCGACCAGCAGCGACCCGTCGGCTTATGACCTGGTGGTGAACGCGTCACCGCTGGGGCTCAGGGCTGGCGATCCGCTGCCGTGCGATGTGTCGCGGCTGGCTCCGCATGCGGCCGTGGTGGACATCCTGATGAAGAACCAGCCGACACCGCTGGTCCAGGCTGCCCGGGCACGGCATCTGGTCGCACAGCCCGGCTTTGAAATGCTGATCCAGCAAGCACCGGATTACCTGGCTTTTTTTGGCTACGCCGAGGCGGCGCAAGCCGTTCGCAACAACGCCACCTTTATTCGCGAACTTCTGTATCCGGCCGCCATGCAGGGTGAGATCAACCGCCCAGGCCAGCGCATCCCCAGCTCCGAATTTGCCAGCGTTCCAGTCCCGGGAGTCGGGGAATCACGACTCCCGGCCCATTGA